The Anolis sagrei isolate rAnoSag1 chromosome Y, rAnoSag1.mat, whole genome shotgun sequence genome contains a region encoding:
- the LOC132780091 gene encoding cytochrome P450 2G1-like translates to MELGWVLSILLGICLVLVSAWKWRYKEGRFPPGPMPLPFFGNLLQLNPKDLPKSFIALKDKYGPIFTLYLGPRRVVVLCGHEVLKEALVDHGEQFCGRGEVAILDQTFKGSGMTFSNGESWKKLRHFSLITLKNLGMGKCSIEERIQEEAQYLLEKLRKTQSLPFDPTFLLSCTTSNIACSIVFGRRFEYEDKTFLSMLRTMNKIYYEMSTPWAQLYDMYSGIMQYLPGGHKRIYNLLEELNTFIAERIKVNQETLDPKNPRDFIDYFLIEMEKEKGNSSTDFTMSNLILITLNLFIAGTETVSSTLRYGFLLMMKYPEVEEKVHQEIDCVVGHNRVPAVKDRMNMPYTNAVIHEIQRLVDILPVALPRKVTEDTEFRGYLLPKDTNIITFLGSALHDPKYFNDPEIFNPQHFLDEEGHFKKNDAFVPFSSGKRVCVAESMARMELFLYFTTILQNFFVKSSLDPKDIDISPQLSGFSKIPPVYQLCLVPR, encoded by the exons ATGGAGCTTGGATGGGTGCTGAGCATCTTGTTGGGCATTTGCCTGGTCCTCGTCTCTGCATGGAAGTGGAGGTACAAGGAGGGGAGGTTTCCACCTGGGCCAATGCCCCTGCCTTTCTTTGGCAACTTACTACAACTGAACCCCAAGGATCTTCCCAAGTCGTTCATAGCG CTGAAGGACAAATATGGCCCAATATTCACATTGTACCTGGGTCCCCGCCGAGTTGTGGTTCTTTGTGGACATGAGGTACTGAAGGAAGCTCTGGTGGACCATGGTGAACAGTTCTGTGGGAGGGGAGAGGTGGCAATCTTAGACCAGACCTTCAAAGGTTCAG GAATGACTTTCTCCAATGGGGAGTCCTGGAAGAAGCTCCGTCACTTCTCTCTCATCACATTGAAGAATTTGGGGATGGGGAAGTGCTCCATTGAAGAGCGGATCCAGGAAGAAGCGCAGTACCTGCTGGAGAAGTTAAGAAAAACCCAAA GTCTGCCCTTTGACCCCACCTTCCTTCTCAGCTGCACAACTTCCAACATTGCTTGCTCCATTGTCTTTGGCAGACGTTTTGAGTATGAAGACAAGACCTTTCTCTCCATGTTGAGGACGATGAACAAAATCTATTATGAGATGAGCACCCCCTGGGCACAG CTGTATGATATGTATTCTGGCATCATGCAATACTTGCCTGGAGGACACAAGCGTATCTACAACCTCTTGGAGGAGCTGAATACCTTCATTGCTGAGAGAATCAAAGTCAATCAAGAGACCTTAGATCCCAAGAACCCAAGAGATTTTATTGATTACTTCCTTATTGAGATGGAGAAG gaaaagggaaactcTTCCACTGACTTCACAATGAGTAACTTGATCCTCATAACTCTCAACTTGTTCATTGCTGGGACAGAGACTGTCAGCtctaccctgagatatggattcCTCTTGATGATGAAATACCCAGAAGTAGAAG AGAAGGTCCACCAAGAAATTGATTGTGTTGTCGGTCACAACCGTGTCCCTGCTGTCAAAGACAGGATGAACATGCCCTACACAAATGCTGTCATCCATGAGATCCAAAGGCTGGTAGATATCCTCCCTGTAGCATTGCCTCGCAAAGTGACTGAAGACACAGAGTTCCGGGGCTACCTCCTTCCCAAG GACACCAACATCATTACCTTTCTTGGCTCAGCTTTGCATGACCCCAAATATTTCAATGACCCTGAGATATTCAACCCTCAGCACTTTCTGGATGAAGAAGGACACTTTAAGAAGAATGATGCCTTTGTGCCATTCTCCTCAG GAAAACGTGTCTGCGTAGCAGAATCCATGGCCCGCATGGAGCTCTTTTTGTATTTCACTACCATCCTGCAAAACTTCTTTGTGAAATCGTCTCTGGACCCAAAGGACATTGACATCTCTCCACAACTCAGTGGCTTCTCAAAAATTCCTCCTGTCTACCAGTTGTGTTTGGTGCCgcgctga